One segment of Aquimarina sp. BL5 DNA contains the following:
- a CDS encoding DUF547 domain-containing protein, whose amino-acid sequence MKTLKTPLLFLISLSFININSQEIVDHNAWDQILILNVTDEGLVDYDGVTNDVLVFYKYFRYLQNISPEDNWSKEEKLAYWLNVYNATVMKMIIDEYPITSINQIENPWKRKAFKSKDVRYSLDDIEHSILRKFGDPRIHFLLNCGSMSSPRLWNRAYTSSNIGYALEERTKEFINDPQRNQINSKTVRISQLFQWYENDFISNHTNVIDFINEYATTPIDKTIVKKYVTYDWSLNKNNEKTPITSNN is encoded by the coding sequence ATGAAAACTCTTAAAACCCCTTTACTTTTTTTAATTTCATTGTCATTTATCAACATTAATTCACAAGAAATTGTCGATCATAATGCGTGGGATCAGATTCTGATTCTTAATGTTACCGATGAAGGTTTAGTTGATTATGACGGTGTCACAAATGACGTATTAGTATTTTATAAATACTTTAGATATCTACAGAATATCTCTCCAGAAGATAATTGGAGTAAAGAAGAAAAGTTAGCTTACTGGCTTAACGTGTATAATGCCACTGTCATGAAAATGATTATAGATGAATATCCAATTACATCAATTAATCAAATAGAAAACCCTTGGAAGCGCAAAGCATTTAAATCAAAGGATGTCCGATATAGTTTAGATGATATTGAACATAGTATCTTAAGAAAATTTGGAGATCCTAGAATTCATTTTTTACTTAACTGCGGATCTATGTCTTCTCCAAGATTATGGAACAGAGCATATACCAGTAGTAATATAGGATACGCTTTAGAAGAAAGAACTAAAGAATTTATTAATGATCCACAAAGAAATCAAATCAACTCTAAAACAGTTAGAATCTCCCAGTTATTTCAATGGTATGAAAATGATTTTATAAGTAACCACACTAATGTAATTGATTTTATTAATGAATATGCAACTACTCCAATCGACAAAACAATTGTCAAAAAATATGTTACATATGATTGGTCGTTGAATAAGAATAATGAAAAAACTCCAATTACGAGTAATAACTAA
- the prfH gene encoding peptide chain release factor H: protein MKTKIIQITAGRGPAECCWVVAQVLKLFLEEIKNSGFTYSILQRDKGFENGTVQSATIQLKGKEVDTFLALWLGTIQWVGTSKFRKHHKRKNWFIGMYEIKQTELITLNEKDISFQAMRSSGPGGQNVNKVNSAVRATYNPTGDQVVVMDSRSQHQNKKIAIERLKEKVHQSQLTKLQKSLSDQWENHLNIQRGNPIKVFKGTDFKKNHKKQSYASNRQQLKKDLRNELKN, encoded by the coding sequence ATGAAAACTAAAATAATTCAAATAACCGCTGGACGAGGACCCGCAGAATGTTGTTGGGTAGTAGCGCAAGTATTGAAACTATTTCTTGAAGAAATTAAAAATAGTGGATTTACATATAGCATCCTGCAGAGAGACAAAGGTTTCGAAAATGGAACCGTACAATCGGCAACCATACAACTAAAAGGAAAAGAAGTAGACACCTTTTTAGCATTGTGGTTAGGAACCATTCAATGGGTTGGAACGTCTAAATTTAGAAAACATCATAAAAGAAAAAACTGGTTTATCGGAATGTATGAAATCAAACAGACTGAACTGATTACTCTAAATGAAAAAGACATTTCTTTTCAGGCAATGCGCAGTTCAGGTCCTGGCGGCCAAAATGTAAACAAAGTAAATTCTGCAGTGCGTGCTACTTATAATCCAACAGGTGATCAAGTAGTAGTTATGGACAGCAGATCACAACATCAAAATAAAAAAATCGCCATAGAACGATTAAAAGAAAAAGTACATCAAAGTCAGCTTACCAAACTACAAAAATCGTTATCGGATCAATGGGAAAATCACTTGAATATACAACGTGGTAATCCCATTAAAGTGTTTAAAGGAACTGACTTTAAAAAAAATCATAAAAAACAATCGTATGCGTCTAATCGACAACAATTAAAAAAAGATTTGCGTAACGAATTAAAAAACTAG
- a CDS encoding TonB-dependent receptor, whose product MSHKNLLVLTKKIIGEFHLTIKNNTYKQMKLFLKVIFIYLIPYIAIAQETTGTLQGTLTDTQNNPIPFATIQCIDVSTNYKYGTISEENGFYNITNLSPSNTYKVQISSVGYQTIIEENVTIQLGNTTIKNFVISEDSVSLETVVVTGSSKSQKNGNETLLGKRELRTTPTISRSIQDLTKNLTENNLNSFGGASNRFNNLNIDGIANNDVIGFQEPASGAAGSSANGTPGSLSRTQPIGLGAVKELSVKLAPFDVSIGNFSGASINLVTKNGTNTTKAEVYGYGNNQLLLGNYADGIKQESANFYDVQFGGGIGGPIIKDKLFYYVNIEQALSDNPVLNAPGSSTSNISSEDVQLISDRLISEYNYDPGSFTNASIKTASTKIFARLDYNLSDQHKITLRNNYVNSFADNLEWSSSIFNFGNQGYRHNSIANSLALELKSNLSNGITNQLTLGYNTVKEDRDFDGRVFPHIQIASNSSNRIFAGTYREASVYSTDFSTLQLADKISYTSQKHTITAGGLAQFHDVDYGFLSAWNGRWEYRSVQDFLDDTPSRVRGVYNINNNDFDFVTSRPSATVSVIETALYIQDQFRISNQFSLTAGIRLDAQFLPSDLPISQEVLNTPEFSQFDNKISNAPQFNPRIGFNYSLDANNNYKLRGGTGLFSGRIPYLWFAYVEYISGTEYFNIDLRPTDTTPLTENLADLRSVQPNLTEINLIDNDFTLPREWKTNLALEAKLPHQWTVNLEGTYTEVLNGLFFQSINRRNELGNFAGADNRPYFLQTGEDIKINPNFTNVFLLTNTDKGYRYNITANVSKRIGNYRGAIGYTYGKSKDISSTVRSSPAANFEWNQAIFGNEPAISFSNFDLRHKIVSTHSYDVNFGKANTASISFLYNGRSGSPYSFVYQGDPNRDGSSRNDLVYVPRDQSEIQLVDIVDSNGLVTSTANEQWQQLNNYIENNSYLRSRRGNYVERNGAKTPWNHELDMKLQYGKQLKNGHSITLSLDMLNVFNFINRDWGRLVFVPNVVNSSFSLLNFVGIENEQPQYQFNVDPDEQPWNIDLQNSRWRAQIGIKYGF is encoded by the coding sequence ATGAGTCATAAAAACTTGTTGGTACTTACCAAGAAGATTATTGGCGAATTCCATCTGACAATTAAAAACAATACATACAAACAGATGAAACTTTTTCTTAAAGTTATTTTTATATACTTAATTCCCTATATAGCAATTGCTCAAGAGACTACTGGAACACTTCAGGGAACACTTACAGATACTCAGAACAACCCAATACCATTCGCGACTATTCAATGTATTGATGTCTCTACCAATTATAAATATGGAACTATCTCTGAAGAAAATGGGTTTTATAATATCACCAATTTATCTCCTTCTAACACTTATAAAGTACAAATTTCATCCGTTGGTTATCAGACCATCATAGAAGAAAATGTTACCATCCAATTGGGAAATACCACTATTAAAAACTTTGTCATCTCGGAGGATAGCGTATCCTTAGAAACTGTTGTTGTAACAGGTTCTTCTAAAAGTCAAAAAAACGGTAACGAAACCTTACTAGGAAAACGAGAACTCAGGACAACCCCAACAATCAGTAGAAGTATTCAAGATCTTACTAAAAATCTAACCGAAAACAATCTTAATTCTTTTGGTGGAGCCAGTAATCGTTTTAATAATCTTAATATCGATGGTATTGCTAATAACGATGTCATTGGCTTTCAGGAACCTGCCAGTGGTGCTGCTGGATCTTCAGCTAATGGAACACCAGGAAGTCTCTCCAGAACCCAACCAATAGGATTAGGTGCAGTAAAAGAACTTTCCGTAAAACTAGCTCCGTTTGATGTAAGTATCGGAAATTTTAGCGGTGCTAGCATTAATTTAGTAACTAAAAATGGGACCAATACCACAAAAGCAGAAGTATATGGATACGGAAACAATCAGCTTTTATTAGGCAACTATGCGGATGGTATTAAGCAAGAAAGTGCTAACTTTTATGATGTTCAATTTGGAGGTGGAATCGGTGGACCGATTATAAAAGATAAATTATTTTATTATGTAAATATAGAACAAGCACTTTCTGACAATCCTGTATTAAATGCTCCTGGTAGTTCTACATCTAATATTTCTTCAGAGGATGTACAATTAATTTCGGATCGTCTAATTTCAGAATACAATTACGATCCAGGTTCTTTTACCAACGCCTCTATTAAAACTGCCAGTACCAAAATATTTGCTCGACTAGATTATAATCTATCAGATCAGCATAAAATTACATTACGAAATAACTATGTAAACAGTTTTGCCGATAATTTAGAATGGAGTTCTTCTATATTTAACTTTGGAAATCAAGGATATCGGCACAATAGTATTGCTAATAGTTTAGCCCTAGAATTGAAATCTAATCTTAGCAATGGAATTACTAATCAACTTACATTAGGATACAATACGGTCAAAGAAGATAGAGATTTTGATGGGCGTGTATTTCCACATATCCAGATAGCTTCTAATTCTAGTAATCGAATATTTGCAGGAACCTATCGAGAAGCTTCTGTATATAGTACCGATTTTTCTACATTGCAATTGGCAGATAAAATATCATATACTTCCCAAAAACATACAATTACTGCAGGTGGATTAGCACAATTTCATGATGTAGATTATGGTTTTTTATCTGCCTGGAATGGACGTTGGGAATACCGATCTGTGCAAGACTTTCTAGACGACACCCCTAGTCGTGTACGAGGAGTGTATAATATCAATAATAATGATTTTGATTTTGTAACTAGTCGACCATCGGCAACCGTTTCTGTTATAGAAACTGCGCTTTATATACAAGATCAATTTAGGATTTCTAATCAATTTTCTCTTACTGCTGGTATTCGACTCGATGCACAGTTTCTACCAAGTGACTTACCAATTAGTCAAGAAGTATTAAATACACCAGAATTTAGTCAGTTTGATAACAAAATATCCAATGCCCCTCAATTTAATCCTAGAATAGGGTTTAATTATTCGTTAGATGCTAATAACAACTATAAACTACGCGGAGGTACTGGATTATTTTCTGGTCGAATCCCTTATTTATGGTTTGCGTATGTAGAATATATCTCCGGAACAGAATATTTTAATATTGATTTACGTCCCACAGACACAACTCCTCTTACCGAAAACCTGGCTGATCTGAGAAGCGTACAACCAAATCTTACCGAAATTAATTTAATTGATAATGATTTTACATTACCTAGAGAATGGAAAACAAATCTCGCATTAGAAGCAAAATTACCTCATCAATGGACCGTTAACTTAGAAGGAACATATACCGAAGTATTAAATGGATTATTTTTTCAATCTATTAATCGAAGAAATGAACTTGGAAATTTTGCTGGTGCAGACAATCGCCCCTACTTTTTGCAAACAGGTGAGGATATAAAAATCAATCCAAATTTTACCAATGTATTTCTATTAACCAATACAGATAAAGGATACCGCTACAATATAACAGCAAATGTTTCTAAAAGAATAGGAAATTACAGAGGAGCTATTGGCTATACCTATGGTAAAAGTAAAGATATCTCAAGCACCGTTAGAAGTTCTCCTGCTGCCAATTTCGAATGGAATCAGGCTATTTTTGGTAATGAACCTGCTATTTCTTTTTCTAATTTTGATCTAAGACATAAAATTGTATCCACACATTCTTATGATGTTAATTTTGGAAAAGCCAATACCGCGTCAATTTCATTTTTATATAACGGCCGTTCCGGAAGCCCATACTCATTTGTTTATCAAGGAGATCCTAATCGTGATGGTTCTTCTAGAAATGACCTTGTTTATGTGCCTAGAGATCAATCAGAAATACAGCTAGTAGATATTGTAGATAGTAATGGTTTGGTTACAAGCACAGCAAATGAACAATGGCAACAATTAAATAATTATATCGAAAACAATTCTTATTTAAGAAGCAGAAGAGGTAATTACGTAGAAAGGAATGGAGCCAAAACTCCTTGGAATCATGAATTAGATATGAAACTGCAATATGGAAAACAACTAAAAAATGGACATAGTATCACACTTTCTTTAGATATGCTAAATGTATTTAATTTTATTAATCGTGATTGGGGACGCCTAGTATTTGTGCCTAATGTGGTGAACTCTAGTTTTAGTTTACTCAATTTCGTAGGGATAGAAAATGAACAACCACAATATCAATTTAATGTTGATCCAGATGAGCAACCTTGGAACATAGATTTACAAAATTCTAGATGGAGAGCACAAATTGGGATTAAATATGGTTTCTAG
- a CDS encoding DUF2064 domain-containing protein has translation MICNKKNIAILVFALSQEEEIKRKPFLKNSSLQSDLTSRTITLVKKTGLDYFVYNEQQQSGTGFGERFANAISDIYDKGYHAVITVGNDTPNLNNLHLLKVVETIQKGHAAIGPSYDGGFYLLGIHKETFHKKEFAKFSWNTANVRKELYTYLEYYNASFSELDFLYDLDHFSDIINIYKTLPFLLKKLRSVLQTILRTEDRIPTVTQVFLSHISSQIYYNKGSPSLTQ, from the coding sequence TTGATCTGTAATAAAAAAAATATTGCAATTCTAGTTTTTGCACTTTCGCAAGAAGAAGAAATTAAAAGAAAGCCTTTTCTAAAGAACAGTTCATTACAATCAGATCTTACTTCTAGAACGATTACTCTAGTCAAAAAAACAGGATTAGATTACTTTGTATATAACGAGCAACAACAATCAGGCACTGGTTTTGGAGAGCGTTTTGCGAATGCGATCAGTGATATTTATGATAAAGGATATCACGCGGTAATCACGGTAGGAAATGATACTCCAAACCTGAACAATCTGCACTTATTAAAAGTAGTTGAAACCATACAAAAAGGACACGCTGCAATTGGCCCTTCTTATGATGGAGGTTTCTATCTTTTAGGAATTCATAAAGAGACTTTTCATAAAAAAGAATTTGCTAAATTTTCCTGGAATACTGCTAATGTAAGAAAGGAATTATATACCTATCTAGAATACTATAATGCGTCTTTTTCTGAATTAGACTTTTTATATGATTTGGATCATTTTTCAGATATTATAAACATATACAAAACACTTCCATTTTTATTAAAAAAATTACGAAGTGTGTTACAAACAATACTTCGTACAGAAGATAGAATTCCTACTGTAACACAAGTATTTTTATCACATATTTCTTCGCAAATATATTACAACAAAGGATCTCCTAGCCTTACTCAATAG
- a CDS encoding RtcB family protein, translated as MGKKLSGKDLIKLGFPKNNSINVTLGQINRYQKRVKKEHILIEAKKVLLNPEAYQGDGVWGKIAESLLKPVEVKKHALKTTRSPFQIYGENEIDDQAKYQLYDALKLPVAVAGALMPDAHSGYGLPIGGVLATKNAVIPYGVGVDIGCRMCLTIYPIAISYLKGKKHQLENILSEHTKFGMYETHKIKHDHEVFEREEFKNIPLVKRLKDKAYKQLGTSGGGNHFVEFGTVAITDTENEWGLDVGTYIGVLSHSGSRGLGANIAKHYTYLATKQCPLPKHVQQLAWLDLNTHDGQEYWLAMNLAGDYAQACHDDIHARIGKLLGSRPVAKIENHHNFAWKQEVNGEECIVHRKGATPAAKGELGIIPGSMTAPGFIVRGLGNPESLQSASHGAGRLHSRRKCKEKFTKSDIKKQLKANDVTLIGGGIDEAPMAYKDINKVMSNQQELVEVVGTFTPKIVRMDK; from the coding sequence ATGGGAAAGAAATTAAGCGGAAAAGACTTAATCAAATTAGGCTTTCCAAAAAACAATAGTATTAATGTGACATTAGGTCAGATTAATCGATATCAAAAAAGAGTAAAAAAAGAACACATATTAATAGAAGCAAAAAAAGTATTATTAAATCCAGAAGCCTATCAAGGTGATGGCGTATGGGGCAAGATTGCTGAAAGTTTACTAAAGCCAGTGGAAGTAAAAAAACATGCTTTAAAAACTACCAGATCACCATTTCAGATTTATGGAGAAAATGAAATCGATGACCAGGCAAAATACCAACTGTATGATGCACTCAAGTTACCAGTAGCAGTTGCAGGTGCTTTAATGCCAGATGCACATAGTGGCTATGGGTTGCCAATTGGTGGAGTACTTGCTACAAAAAACGCAGTGATTCCTTATGGTGTGGGGGTAGATATTGGATGCAGAATGTGTTTGACCATTTATCCAATTGCTATCTCTTATTTAAAAGGGAAAAAGCATCAATTGGAAAACATATTGTCTGAGCATACCAAATTCGGAATGTATGAAACCCATAAAATAAAGCATGATCATGAGGTCTTTGAACGAGAAGAATTTAAAAATATTCCATTAGTAAAAAGACTAAAAGACAAAGCTTATAAGCAATTAGGAACCTCTGGAGGTGGTAATCATTTTGTAGAATTTGGAACTGTAGCGATTACAGATACAGAAAATGAATGGGGACTGGATGTAGGAACCTATATAGGTGTATTATCACATAGCGGATCTCGAGGATTGGGAGCCAATATTGCAAAACACTATACCTATTTAGCAACTAAACAATGTCCATTGCCAAAGCACGTACAACAATTGGCTTGGTTAGATCTAAATACGCATGATGGTCAGGAATATTGGTTAGCTATGAATCTTGCCGGAGATTATGCGCAAGCATGCCACGATGATATTCACGCCAGAATCGGAAAATTATTAGGATCACGACCTGTTGCAAAAATTGAAAATCATCACAATTTTGCTTGGAAACAAGAAGTAAACGGCGAGGAGTGTATCGTGCATAGAAAAGGAGCTACTCCTGCTGCAAAAGGCGAGCTAGGAATTATTCCGGGATCTATGACAGCTCCAGGATTTATTGTGAGAGGATTAGGAAACCCAGAAAGTTTGCAATCCGCATCACACGGAGCTGGACGATTACATTCCAGAAGAAAGTGTAAAGAGAAATTTACCAAGAGTGATATCAAAAAACAATTAAAAGCAAATGATGTCACCCTGATTGGTGGAGGAATTGATGAAGCACCTATGGCTTACAAGGATATTAATAAAGTAATGTCTAATCAGCAAGAATTAGTTGAGGTAGTAGGAACATTTACACCAAAAATCGTGCGAATGGACAAATAA
- a CDS encoding aldose 1-epimerase family protein gives MIHTIENDHLIVSIDTTGAELTSIKSKKDNNEFLWQGDPSIWASQAPVLFPIIGGLKNGNYTYKGKKYSLPKHGFIRYNKNVIGTQNSPTKASFALSSSEETMSSYPFKFSFTISFELINNQLIVSHTIKNNGSETLCFSVGGHPAFNCPLHAAETYEDYYIELENVENSKSYVLNDQGLIPKNTISVMNDHKIWLNDTLFDQDALIFKNVNAKKATLTHKTKGPVLSMDFKDFPDLGIWAKPKAPYVCIEPWLGYADVEDTSQNIEEKEGIQKLDEGKTHNSSYTITITDCK, from the coding sequence ATGATCCATACCATAGAAAACGACCACCTAATTGTTAGTATCGATACCACTGGAGCAGAATTAACCAGTATCAAATCAAAAAAAGACAATAACGAGTTTTTATGGCAAGGAGATCCGAGTATCTGGGCAAGTCAAGCACCAGTGCTTTTTCCAATTATTGGTGGTCTAAAAAATGGAAACTACACTTATAAAGGGAAAAAGTATTCACTACCAAAGCACGGATTTATTCGATATAACAAAAATGTTATAGGAACACAAAATTCTCCAACCAAAGCTTCATTCGCACTATCTTCTTCAGAAGAAACTATGAGTAGCTATCCATTCAAATTCAGTTTTACGATTAGCTTCGAACTTATCAATAATCAGCTCATTGTTTCTCACACCATAAAGAATAATGGGTCTGAAACCCTGTGTTTTTCAGTTGGGGGACATCCCGCTTTTAATTGTCCTCTCCACGCAGCTGAAACTTATGAGGATTATTATATTGAGTTAGAAAATGTAGAGAACTCTAAAAGCTATGTTCTAAATGATCAAGGACTTATTCCTAAGAATACTATTTCCGTCATGAATGATCATAAAATATGGTTAAACGATACCTTATTTGATCAAGACGCTTTAATTTTCAAAAATGTAAATGCCAAAAAAGCAACACTTACCCATAAAACCAAAGGTCCAGTTCTATCTATGGATTTTAAGGACTTTCCAGATCTTGGTATTTGGGCAAAACCCAAAGCTCCTTATGTCTGTATAGAACCTTGGTTAGGATATGCTGACGTAGAAGATACATCCCAAAACATCGAAGAAAAAGAAGGGATCCAAAAACTCGATGAAGGAAAAACGCATAACAGTAGTTATACAATTACCATAACCGATTGCAAATAA
- a CDS encoding tetratricopeptide repeat protein produces MGNLLDKYLFQALDAYPYNLEEAVESLNYALSYDEKNPVALCLMGQIYAENLRNYETAKEYYQQALAEDMYSLDVYPKYINVLLWNEDYDEAEKLIDFALTLKGTDKAVLYLKKGILFEQKKEYKAALKVLKTAKIYAYNNYFISDIEGDEKRIKEKMPKKKKNKNKKSKKAKKSSKKTKKKNN; encoded by the coding sequence ATGGGAAATTTACTAGACAAATATCTATTTCAGGCATTGGATGCATATCCATATAACTTAGAAGAAGCAGTAGAATCATTGAACTATGCATTGTCATATGATGAAAAAAATCCAGTAGCACTATGTTTAATGGGACAGATCTATGCAGAAAACCTAAGAAATTATGAAACTGCAAAAGAATACTACCAACAAGCACTAGCAGAAGACATGTATAGTTTGGATGTATATCCAAAATATATCAATGTACTACTTTGGAATGAGGATTATGACGAAGCAGAAAAGCTAATTGATTTTGCTTTGACCTTAAAAGGAACTGATAAAGCAGTGCTATATTTAAAAAAAGGAATCCTTTTTGAACAAAAAAAAGAATATAAAGCCGCGCTTAAAGTCCTAAAAACTGCTAAGATATATGCTTATAACAACTATTTCATAAGCGATATTGAAGGTGATGAAAAAAGGATCAAAGAAAAAATGCCTAAAAAGAAGAAGAATAAAAACAAAAAGAGTAAGAAGGCAAAGAAATCTTCTAAAAAGACAAAGAAAAAAAATAATTAA
- a CDS encoding 3'-5' exonuclease gives MKTTNTIIIIDLEATCWNGPVPKGQVNEIIEIGICLLNTETAEISKNKGILIKPEWSEVSPFCTELTTITKELLDQEGISFTEACEILRTEYLGHHYTWASYGQYDLNMMKKQCSFRGIEYPLSQNHINVKELFAQTKSLRKKVGMKGALGILDIPLEGTHHRGVDDAKNIAKVLNWCLTQNESQNI, from the coding sequence ATGAAAACAACAAATACAATCATAATTATAGACCTAGAAGCTACGTGCTGGAATGGTCCTGTACCAAAAGGACAGGTAAACGAAATTATAGAAATTGGTATCTGCTTATTAAATACAGAAACTGCAGAAATTTCTAAAAATAAAGGAATCCTAATCAAACCAGAATGGTCTGAAGTAAGTCCTTTCTGTACAGAATTGACCACTATTACAAAAGAATTGCTAGATCAAGAAGGAATTTCTTTTACCGAAGCTTGTGAAATTTTAAGAACTGAATATCTAGGACATCACTATACTTGGGCAAGTTATGGTCAATACGATCTGAATATGATGAAGAAACAATGCAGCTTCAGAGGAATAGAATATCCGTTATCACAAAACCATATTAACGTAAAAGAGCTTTTTGCTCAGACCAAAAGTTTACGAAAAAAGGTTGGGATGAAAGGTGCTTTAGGTATTTTGGATATTCCTTTAGAAGGAACGCATCATAGAGGTGTTGATGATGCTAAAAATATTGCTAAAGTTTTGAATTGGTGTTTGACTCAAAATGAGAGCCAAAATATATAA
- a CDS encoding ARPP-1 family domain-containing protein, whose protein sequence is MKAYSIILSVFSICILLFGFKNIKISENQKITDDQSNEQIIEGIKIKEGIHVQNLTLFMITGEEKISGDIYKTLSEAMNKREVTVKETGNVNQLLLDNNSDDYIFIHSGDIVKGGKQDRTISYDVIIPPKAKNVELQSFCVEQGRWRQRGNETLSSFASNTKMLSSRELKLAARHEKNQSKVWGKVAEQKDRLNDNLSRKNGKTVNVANNASNTSLQLALESDELDSAKKEYYNKFKDLITTDNTIGYAYAINGEVYAVEIYNNQRLFKNLWDKILESIIVEAISEQNDKDYEACTITDVTTFMDAVKTENKGVVKNINKTTNFRTVENNKGNIVFTTEDTDKKKWIHKSYMKNEKTNTTQSKEDLPYRRIQQRNR, encoded by the coding sequence ATGAAGGCATACTCAATTATTTTATCCGTTTTTAGTATTTGTATTCTATTATTTGGTTTCAAAAACATCAAAATTTCAGAAAACCAAAAGATTACTGATGATCAAAGTAATGAACAGATTATAGAAGGAATTAAAATTAAGGAAGGAATACATGTTCAGAACCTTACGCTATTTATGATTACAGGTGAAGAAAAAATATCTGGTGATATCTATAAAACCTTATCTGAAGCAATGAATAAAAGAGAAGTGACGGTAAAAGAAACAGGAAATGTAAATCAATTACTATTAGATAATAATAGCGATGATTATATATTTATTCATTCTGGAGATATTGTAAAAGGAGGAAAACAGGATAGAACAATAAGTTATGATGTTATTATTCCGCCAAAAGCAAAGAATGTAGAATTACAAAGTTTTTGTGTAGAACAAGGTAGATGGAGACAACGTGGTAATGAAACGCTTTCTTCTTTCGCATCTAATACCAAAATGTTATCATCGAGAGAATTAAAACTTGCAGCAAGACACGAAAAAAATCAGAGTAAAGTTTGGGGAAAAGTAGCGGAACAGAAGGATCGTTTAAATGATAACCTTTCCAGAAAAAATGGAAAAACGGTTAATGTAGCTAATAATGCATCCAATACGAGCTTGCAATTAGCGCTAGAGAGTGACGAATTGGATAGTGCAAAAAAAGAATACTACAACAAGTTTAAGGACCTAATAACAACAGACAATACAATTGGATATGCATACGCAATCAATGGTGAAGTTTATGCAGTAGAGATCTATAATAATCAACGTCTTTTTAAGAATTTGTGGGATAAAATATTAGAATCGATTATTGTCGAAGCTATTAGCGAACAAAATGATAAAGATTATGAGGCTTGTACAATAACAGATGTAACGACATTTATGGATGCAGTTAAAACCGAAAATAAAGGTGTGGTTAAAAACATCAATAAAACAACCAATTTCAGAACAGTAGAGAATAATAAAGGAAATATCGTTTTTACTACTGAAGATACGGATAAGAAAAAATGGATCCATAAAAGTTATATGAAAAATGAAAAGACAAATACTACTCAATCTAAAGAAGATCTTCCTTATAGAAGAATACAACAACGCAATCGTTAG